CGCGCGGTCGGCCAAGCCGGCGCCTGCCACCTGCTGCTGTAGTCGTTCGATCACCGATGCGGAGAAGTCGGTCGCCCAGTACTCTTCCACCTGCCCCGCGATATGGGCGAGTAGGAGCCCGGATCCAACGCCAAGCTCGAGGACATGCCTCGGCGACCAGCACAGGATGCGATCTACCGCCGCGTCCCGCCAGGCCCGCATCTCCTCGAGCTGGATCGGCTCGCCAGTGTAGGCGCTATTCCAGCCGGTGAAGTCGTCACCGAGGTCGGTGTCTTCGCCGTCGGCGTATGCCTGCTCGTAGACCTCCTGCCACTCGTCGACCTGCTCGCTCGCTCCGCCCGCGGTGTCCAGGGCGCTGGTGTCCGGGACGACGTAGGCGACCAGCCGCAGGTCGCCGGGCTGGTCTTCGCGCGCGGTGACGATGGCTTGGCGGACGGCCGGGTGCCGGACCAGGACGTGCTCGATCTCGCCGGGTTCGACGCGGAACCCGCGCAGCTTCACCTGGTTGTCCGCCCGGCCCTGGAAGCAGATGTTCCCGTCGGGGAAGAAGCTGGCCCGGTCGCCGGTCCGGTAGAGACGGTCACTGTCACGGTCACTGAAGGGGTCGTGCACGAAGCGTTCGGCGGTCAGATCCGGGCGGTTGGCGTAACCGACGCAGAGAACGTCTCCCCCGATGTACAGGTCGCCTTCGACGCCGATCGGGCACGGCTGCATGTGCTCGTCGAGAACGTAGTAGCGCGCGTTGTCGATGGGACGGCCGTAAGGGATGCTGTGCCATGCCGGGTCGATCTCGCGAACGCGGAAGTAGTTGGACCATACTGTTGCCTCGGTCGCCCCGCCGAGGCTGATGACCTCTGCGCGGCGGAACACCTTGCGAATCTCGTCCGGCAAAGGCAGCGGCGTGTAGTCACCGGAGAGAAATACCAGGCGCAGGTTGTCGGTCCCGTCCCACTCTTTGTCGGAAGAGAGCAGCGGGGGCAACTGATTGAGCGTGGTCGGCACTGAGTTCCAGAAGGTGATCGGCTGGGTGAGCAGCAGATTCAGCAGCAGCTCAGGGTCGCGCTGCTCAGCCTCGTCGGCGACGTACAGCCCACCGCCGCATCCGAGCAGGCCGAAGATGTCGAAGACGGAGAGGTCGAACCCCAGCGAGGTGAGGCACAGGCCGATGTCGTCGGGGCCGAAGTCGAAGGTGCGGTAACACCAGTTGAGTAGGTTATAGACGGGTCGGTGCGTCATCACGACGCCCTTAGGCTTTCCGGTGCTGCCGGACGTGAAGATGACGTACGCGGTGTTGTCGGGTCCGGTAACCGGGTCCGGGTTCCCCGCTGAGCCGGGCGGTGCCGACTCCCCCTCGGCGGCCACCTCGACTAGCTCGACACCCACAGGGAGGGCCGGTGTCGACGTGTCTGAGGTGGACAGCACCAGTGGTGCGCCGGTGTCGGCGAGCATGCTGGCGATACGCTCGGCGGGGGACGATGGCTCCAGCGGCAGGTACGCTCCGCCCGCCTTCAGTACGCCGAAGACCGCAGCGACCATGACTGGACCTCGGCGGATGCTGATGCCGACGACGGTCTCCGGGCCGACGCCGCGCTCCTTGAGGTCCCAAGCGATCCGGTTCGCCCGGTCGTTCAGCTCGCCGTATGTCATGCTCCCGTTGGCCCAGCGCAGCGCGACCGCTCCCGGCCGACGGGCGGCCTGTTGCTCGAAGAGCAGGTGGAGCGGCCCCGGGCAGGGGAAGTCGCGAGCCGTGTCGTTCCACTCGATCAAGACCTTGTGGCGCTCAGCCGCGTTGAGAGGTGAGATCGCCTCGGTGGGCGGCGTCGGCGCAGTGCTGAGCTTCCGCTCGCCGACGGCCGGTACGTCGAGGGCGTCGATGGTGATCGTTGGGTCGTCGATTGTTTGTTCCACGACGCGTATGAAGCGCGCCGCGATCCCCTCCACCGTTGAGCGTTCGAAGAGTTCGGTGGCGTACTCGATCTCCCCCATCACCGAGCCGTCGGACTTGTTTGGCGCCAAGTTGAAGAACAGGTCGAACTTCGCGGTGCCTGTGGGGATCGGTTCCATCGACACTGTTAGACCCGGCATGTCCAGCGTCGGCGGGGCGTTATTCTGCCACGCGAGCACCACCTGGAACAGCGGGTGGTACGCAGCCGAACGCTCCGGGCGCAACGACTCCAGCAGCCGTTCGAACGGGACATCCTGGTTCTCGTAGGCCGCGAGTGCCTTCTGCCGCACTTGATCTAGAACCGATTCGAAGGACGACTCCGGGGAGACGTGGACTCGCAGCACCCAAGAGTTTACGAAGAACCCGATCAGGTCATGCAGTGCCTCGTCGGTACGCCCCGCGATCGGTGATCCGATCACCACGTCGGTGCCACTGCCCATCCGGTTCAGCAGCACCACCAGCGCGGCTTGGAACACCATCGACACTGTGACGCCGCGGGCCCGGGCCATCGCCTCCACCCGTGCGCGCACCTCAGCAGGCAGCTCCAGGGGCACCGACCCGCCCAAGTTGCTCGCCACCGACGGCCGCGGGTGGTCCCACGGCAGCGGCAACGGTTTTGACACGCCGGCGAGTTCCTCACGCCAGTACGCTGTCTGGACAGACAGCAGACTCTGCGGATCCGTCTCGTCCCCGAGTTCCTCGCGCTGCCACAACGCGTAGTCCGCGTACTGCACCGGCAGGTCCGTCCACTCCGGGTCGCGACCGGCCACCCGCGCGCGGTATGCCACTGAGACGTCGCGCGCCAGCGGCGCCAACGACCCGCCGTCACCGGCGATGTGGTGGATCACGAGCACGAGCAGAAACTGGTCGTCACCGTACTGGACGAGGCTCGCTCGGAGCGGCACGTCGGTCGACAGGTCGAACCAGCTTCGGGTGACCGATGAGATCACACCCGACACCCGGTCCGGAGCTACCCGACCCCAGTCCTTCCAGGGCAGCTCGACCTCGGCTGGGTCGAGGATGCGCTGGAAGGGCTCTCCGTCCAGCTCCCCGAAGACGGTCCGGAGCACCTCGTGGCGCCCCATGACGTCCTGGAATGCGGCACGCAGCGCGGCGGCGTCAAGCGTCCCGGTGAAGCGCAGGAGCAGCGGAATGTTGTACGTCGAGGATGAACCCTCAAAGCGGTTGATGAACCAGATGCGCCGTTGCGCGTATGACAGGGGGATCATATCTTCGTTCACCTCTTGATCATTTTGCGCAGCGGCTTGCGAGCAGGGGCGGACATCTCACTCCAGCGAAGGGCCAACTCAGCGACGGTCGGTGAGGTGAAGAGGGTCCGGATCGGGATCTCCACCCCCAGCTCCGCCCGGACCCGCGCCACCAGGCGGGTGGCGAGCAGCGAGTGGCCGCCCAGGGCGAAGAAGTCGTCGTCGACCCCGACCCGGTTGACCCCTAATACCTCACCAAATAGTCTGCACAGCGTTGCTTCTTGCGGGGACTCCGGCGCCCGGTAGTCGTCCCCGCTGAATTCCGGCCTTGGCAACGCCGAACGGTCCAGCTTTCCATTCGGCGTCAATGGCAGCTCGGGTAGGACGACGACGGCTGCCGGCACCATGTATCCGGGCAGACTCTCTCCCACGAACGCCCGCAGCTGCTCGGGAACCGGCTCCGCGTGCCCGGCTTCGGGCACGACATACGCCACGAGCCTGCGGTCGTCGGGAGAGTCCTCACGGGAGAGAACGACGGCTTGGCGGACGGCTTCGTGTCGGATCAGGGTGCCCTCGATCTCGGCGGGTTCGATGCGGAAGCCCCGCAGTTTGATTTGGTGATCGGAGCGGCCGAGGTACTCCAACTCACCGGTGTCGGTCCAGCGTGCGAGGTCCCCGGTGCGGTACATCCTGGAATTCGCCGGACCGAACGGGTTCGCGACGAACCGGTGGGCGGTCAACCCCGGTTGGCCGGCGTAACCGCGGGCGAGACCCCGTCCGGCGATCCAGAGGTCACCGATCGCGCCGGGGGGAACTGGACGCAAGGTTCGGTCCAAGACGTAGACCTGGTAATTGGCGACAGGACCGCCGATGGACGGGGGCATGCCCGAGGAGCCGGGCATGAGATGCGCGGCCGTGGAGTAGATGGTGGTCTCGGTCGGGCCGTAGAGATTGGTCACCTCGGCCGCGTGCGCGCACAGCTCCTCGGCCAGCGACACGGGCAGCGCCTCACCGGTGGAGATCACCCGCAGCCCGGCCAGGCATTCCGCGGCGTGGGTGACCAGCACCTGCCAGAGCGCCGGGGTCGCCTGCATAACGGTGACGCCGGCCCGCCGGAGAAGGTCGCGCAGCACTAGGGGCTGGGTTACCTCCTCCGTGCCCGCCAGCACCACCCTGGCTCCGCACAGCAGAGGGAGGAAAAGCTCCAGCGCGGCGATGTCGAATGCGACCGTAGCGACCGCCAGGACCCGGTCATTCTGCGAGAGCGAGAACCGGTCCTGCATGCCGAGAAGGATGTTGGTCAGCGCTCCGTGCTCGATGACCACGCCCTTCGGTCTGCCAGTAGAACCGGAGGTGTAGATGGTGTAGGCGGTGTGCCGCGCGTCAATGGTGGCGGGCGGCTCGTCGGTGGAACAGGCGATCAGGTCCGCCTCAGCCAGCTGCCGCGCATCCAGTACCAGCACCGGCGCGCTGTCCTCGATCACGGACCGCACGCGGGCGGCCGGGTAGTCCGGATCCACCGGGATGTAAGCCCCACCCGCCTTCCACACGGCCACCAGCGCCGCCACCAAATCAACCGAGCGTGGCAGCAGCACCACCACCCGGGACTCCGGTCCTACACCGCTCCCAATCAACCAGTGCGCCAACCGGTTGGCCCGCTCGTTCAGCTCCCGGTAGGTCACCGTGCGGCCATCATGCTCGACCGCCACCGCGTCCGGGGTCGCCGCCGCCTGCGCGGCGAACAACTCGGGCACGGTCACCTCAGGAACCACAGTTGCGGTGTTGTTCCACCGGCGCAGAACCCGATCCCGTTCCTCCTCGGTCAGCACGTCGATTGCACCGACGGGTGCCTGCGGGTCGGCCGCGATCTGCCTCAGCACGTTGATCAGCCGATCGGCGATGACCTTCACCTCGTCTTGAGTGAAGGCATCGTGCTGGTACTGCAGGGATAGGCGTACCAGCGGATCGGCCGCTGCGATAACAGTCAGCGGGTAGTGGGGTGGGGCGTACGGACGAACGCCGGTCACGGTCAGGTCCGATCCCGCGCTCGCGGCGCTGAGGCCCGCCCGGTCGACGGGGAACGACTCGAAGACCATGAGCGTGTCGAAGAGCGTGCTCATCCCGAGTGACCGCTGAATGTCAGCGAGCCCGACATGGTGGTGGTCCAGTAACCGTGCCTGGGTGTCCTGCAGCCGCCGCAACATCTCCGCGATGCTGTCGGTCGGTGCGCACCGTACGCGCACAGGCACCGTGTTGATGAACAGCCCGATTGCCGCCTCCACCCCCGGCAGTTCCGCGTGACGGCCGGAAACGGTGGCGCCGAAGAGCACGTCGTCCCGGCCGGTCAGGCAGCCAAGAACGACGGCCCACGCGCCCTGCACCAGGGTGTTGACGGTGACGCCGATGCTCGCGGCTCGACGCGCCAGCAGCGCGGCGTCCTCCCCGGGAAGCGCGGCCACCACTTGTCCGCTGCCTGTACGGTCCGACCGCGGCCCGGGTGCTAGCAGGGTGGGCTCTGCCACCCCGGCCAGTTCCGCCTTCCACGTGCGTGCCGACCACGCCCGGTCCTGCCGTGCCAGCCATTGCAAGAAGTGCCGGTAGCCGGTGGTGGGCGGATCTGCGTCCCGACCGTTTACGGCATAGAGCCGGATCAGCTCCCGCTCGATCAGCGGCAGCGACCAACCGTCGAACAGCACATGGTGCGCGGTGAGAATAAGCTCGGCCTGCTCCGACCCCAATGTGACCAGGGCGAGCCGCAGCAGCGGTGGCGTGTCGGTGTCGAATCGAGCATTCCGTTCGGCGGCGACAATGCGCTGGAAGCGTTCATCCGCCGCCGGCTCGCCGGTGAGGTCAATGTGCAGCCAGGGCAGCGAGACGTCGTCGACGACGACCTGTACGGGTTCACCGGTGCTAGTGGAGAGGAATGCCACCCGCAGGTTCGGGTGCCGATTGATCAGGGCCTGGCCGGCGGCGCGCAGGCGCGTCGGATCGACCGGACCGCTGAGCCGGAACACGAACTGGGTCTGGTAGGCCCCGGTCGCCGTGTCGGTGAGCATCGTGTGAAACAGCAGACCCGCCTGCAGGGGGGTGAGGGGCCACACGTCACTTATTCGGCCGAAGCGTTGTTGCCAGTCGTCCAGCTGGAGCTGGTCCACCGACACCAGCGGCACGTCCTGCGGAGTCATGCCAGTCGCGCCCCCGTTTACCAGGGTCCGCAAGCCGCGTAGGGCGGCATACCAGGTGTCGGCCAGGGCGTGGACCTCGTCGGCGTTGAGCACACCGGTGGCGAAGGTGAACAGGGCGGTCAGCTGCGCACCGTCGCCGGTATCGGTCACGAGGGCGTTGAGCTCCAGTGCGCTGACCACGGGCATGGAGGCATGGGGTGCCGGGACCAGCTCGTCGAACTCCGGTGCCGGGGTCCACCCCGGCTCGCCTCCCGGCTGAGGACGGGCGAACGAGAAGTGTCCGAGGAAGTTGAACTGGACGTCGTCCACCGGGTACCGGCGCAGCACCGTCGCGGTCTCGTCGTTCATGCAACGCAGCAGTGTGTAGCCGTTGCCGTCGCCGGGTAGTTCGCGCCGCTGCTCCTTGACGCGTTTGATGGCTTCCCCCGCCGCCGCTCCCCCGGCGATGGCCTCGTCAACATCGATTCCCGACAGGTCGAACCGGACGGGATGGACACTCGTGAACCAGCCGACGGTACGAGAGAGGTCCGCGCCGGGCACCAGCTCCTCGTGCCGTCCATGCCCCTCTAGGCGGACGACCGTAGCGCTCTCGGGCGCGCCACGCCGGTGCCGTGCCAGCGCCAAGAGCAGAGCGGTGAGGAGTACTTCCTCTGCGCCACTGCGATATGCCGCCGGCACGGCCGTCAGCGCGGCACTGGTGAGGTCGGCGGGTAGCCGTAGGCGGACTGTCTCCGTCGCCGCAGTGATATCCGCTACGGGATCGAGCGGTCGAGATCCGACCGGTGCCGCGGGGCCTGACAGTAAGTCGCGCCACAGTGCGAGCTCGGCCATTCGCTCGGGCCGCGCCGCCTCGTCCGACAGCGCCTGCAGCCACCGCCGCAATGACGTTCCGACCGGGGGTAGCTCCGGCGTCGCGCCCGCGCGGACCTGCCGCCACGCTTCGGCCAAATCGGGCAGCAGCACCCGCCAAGACATCCCGTCTACCACGAGGTGGTGAGCCACGATCAGCAGCCGTCCGTGTCCGCCTGCGTCCGGCTCGAACCACACGAGCCGGAGCATTCGTCCCGCGTGGGCGTCGATGTGACGCACCGTCGCCGTCGCCTCCTTGGCCAGCAGCTCCCCCCAGGAGTCGCAGCTCCAATCCCCCGAACAGCGCAACTGCTTGATGAGTGCCGCAGGGTCAGGGGTGCCGGGCGGCTGCACGAGCAGGCCGCCCTCAACCAGGCGCGAGCGCAGCACGTCGTGCCGGTCGAGCACGGCGCCCACGGCTGCGGTGAGGGAGTCGTGGTCCACCCCGGTGGGCAGTTCCAGTACGAGCCACTGGGCGAGCCGGTCCAGGCCCGGGCCACGCTCGGCGATTAGCCGCGCCATCGGCGGCAGCGGCACCAGGCCGACACCGCCGCCGTCGAGCTCGGCGAGCGCTGGCGGGGATGTGCCCTGGGTGGCGGTGACGGCTAGCGCGGCGACGGTGCGGCATTCAAAGACGGCGCGTGGGGTGAACACGAGGCCGCTCGCGCGGGCGCGGGTCACCACCTGGATCGCCCGGATGCTGTCGCCACCGAGGGTGAAAAAGTCGTCGTCCACCCCGATCTCGCTCAGCCCTAGCACCTCGGCAAATGCGTCCGCGAGCACCCGCTCCTCTGGGGTGGCGGGCGGCCGGTGGGCACGGGGGGTGAACTCTGGTTCCGGCAGCGCGCCGCGGTCCAGCTTGCCGTTCGCGCTCAGCGGCAGCCGATCCAGGACGACGAAGGCTGCGGGAACCAGATGTGCCGGTATTCGACCTGCGATGAAGGCCCGCAGCTCGGTGATGTCCAGCCCGGTGTGGAAATCCCAGTCTGAGCCGTGCCGGTCGATGCCGCCTGAAGCGGTTGGCACGACGTAGGCGACCAGCTGATTGGCGCCGTCGGCACCGCGGCCCGCTTTGGCGAGGACTGCGGCCCTGGCCACCCCGGGGTGCGCGGCCAGCGCCGCTTCCACCTCGGCGGGCTCGACTCGAAAGCCGCGAATCTTTACCTGGTGGTCCGCGCGGCCCTCGAACTCAAGTTGGCCGTCGGCGTTCCAGCGAGCCAGGTCACCGGTGCGGTACATGCGCTGCCCGGGCGGCCCGAACGGGCACGCAACGAAGCGTTCCGCCGTGAGAGCCTGGCGGCCGTGGTAGCCCCTCGCGAGGCCGGCACCTGAGATGTAAAGCTCGCCGCGTACGCCGGCCGGGACCAGCCGTAGACTGCTGTCGAGCACCAGCATGGTGGTGTTCTGGATCGGCGTGCCGATCGGAATCGTGGTTACGCCCGGCCGGTATTGCCAGGCCGTG
The Micromonospora sp. R77 DNA segment above includes these coding regions:
- a CDS encoding non-ribosomal peptide synthetase — encoded protein: MRRIGVTSAQEAMWLAQQFAPDRPNNVASLWDVNGDLNLPLLDSALKAVVAEADALAVNFRRQGDHLWLVTRDMGGWEPFHVDVSDAEDPAEAARDFVADLVARPFDLERDSLLRIGSIRLGGHRHLLVLVFHHILTDAFGVLTLLSRRIAEVYRALSEGSAIPGNATWSWTDATKGDEAYRSSRRFADAERFWQEYLTYEAAAARLPAGVRPSAGAPHAGYWDRLTRPLGMTTRTATVPAAEVASWTRQAAASSASVPDLIAAAATAYLRLMCGVSKPLHTITVNHRTGALRRSMGLFSNRVPVQVEVAPAASLLELATALRRERVAVLRHARHETALIKRATGRAAETRGPFGAVVNVIPFVEALDLGDGVARFAGGTFGLADEVMVCIYTDGTRSSELFVRFDAPSALYGDEDVAGLVDRFVMFLRAAMADPSARVADAPVLQDGEQRALLAGCSGPAVAVPDVTLTELLERQARATPHALAVTFEGASLTYQELADRSDHLARTLTENGSGPERFIAVVIPRSLELVVALVAVLKSGAAYVPIDPDYPAARIEFMLADAQPVLVLGVKTATEKLSITGIPVITADDTPIADSPTAVAPISTGHPAYMIYTSGSTGQPKGVVVPHSAIVNRLLWMQDHFRLDSTDRVLQKTSASFDVSVWEFFWPLIAGATLVVARPDGHRDPAYLAEVIEKAGVTTLHFVPSMLAEFADNEIAHSCASLRRVVCSGEALPAALAARFFRLFGVPLYNLYGPTEAAVDVTAWQYRPGVTTIPIGTPIQNTTMLVLDSSLRLVPAGVRGELYISGAGLARGYHGRQALTAERFVACPFGPPGQRMYRTGDLARWNADGQLEFEGRADHQVKIRGFRVEPAEVEAALAAHPGVARAAVLAKAGRGADGANQLVAYVVPTASGGIDRHGSDWDFHTGLDITELRAFIAGRIPAHLVPAAFVVLDRLPLSANGKLDRGALPEPEFTPRAHRPPATPEERVLADAFAEVLGLSEIGVDDDFFTLGGDSIRAIQVVTRARASGLVFTPRAVFECRTVAALAVTATQGTSPPALAELDGGGVGLVPLPPMARLIAERGPGLDRLAQWLVLELPTGVDHDSLTAAVGAVLDRHDVLRSRLVEGGLLVQPPGTPDPAALIKQLRCSGDWSCDSWGELLAKEATATVRHIDAHAGRMLRLVWFEPDAGGHGRLLIVAHHLVVDGMSWRVLLPDLAEAWRQVRAGATPELPPVGTSLRRWLQALSDEAARPERMAELALWRDLLSGPAAPVGSRPLDPVADITAATETVRLRLPADLTSAALTAVPAAYRSGAEEVLLTALLLALARHRRGAPESATVVRLEGHGRHEELVPGADLSRTVGWFTSVHPVRFDLSGIDVDEAIAGGAAAGEAIKRVKEQRRELPGDGNGYTLLRCMNDETATVLRRYPVDDVQFNFLGHFSFARPQPGGEPGWTPAPEFDELVPAPHASMPVVSALELNALVTDTGDGAQLTALFTFATGVLNADEVHALADTWYAALRGLRTLVNGGATGMTPQDVPLVSVDQLQLDDWQQRFGRISDVWPLTPLQAGLLFHTMLTDTATGAYQTQFVFRLSGPVDPTRLRAAGQALINRHPNLRVAFLSTSTGEPVQVVVDDVSLPWLHIDLTGEPAADERFQRIVAAERNARFDTDTPPLLRLALVTLGSEQAELILTAHHVLFDGWSLPLIERELIRLYAVNGRDADPPTTGYRHFLQWLARQDRAWSARTWKAELAGVAEPTLLAPGPRSDRTGSGQVVAALPGEDAALLARRAASIGVTVNTLVQGAWAVVLGCLTGRDDVLFGATVSGRHAELPGVEAAIGLFINTVPVRVRCAPTDSIAEMLRRLQDTQARLLDHHHVGLADIQRSLGMSTLFDTLMVFESFPVDRAGLSAASAGSDLTVTGVRPYAPPHYPLTVIAAADPLVRLSLQYQHDAFTQDEVKVIADRLINVLRQIAADPQAPVGAIDVLTEEERDRVLRRWNNTATVVPEVTVPELFAAQAAATPDAVAVEHDGRTVTYRELNERANRLAHWLIGSGVGPESRVVVLLPRSVDLVAALVAVWKAGGAYIPVDPDYPAARVRSVIEDSAPVLVLDARQLAEADLIACSTDEPPATIDARHTAYTIYTSGSTGRPKGVVIEHGALTNILLGMQDRFSLSQNDRVLAVATVAFDIAALELFLPLLCGARVVLAGTEEVTQPLVLRDLLRRAGVTVMQATPALWQVLVTHAAECLAGLRVISTGEALPVSLAEELCAHAAEVTNLYGPTETTIYSTAAHLMPGSSGMPPSIGGPVANYQVYVLDRTLRPVPPGAIGDLWIAGRGLARGYAGQPGLTAHRFVANPFGPANSRMYRTGDLARWTDTGELEYLGRSDHQIKLRGFRIEPAEIEGTLIRHEAVRQAVVLSREDSPDDRRLVAYVVPEAGHAEPVPEQLRAFVGESLPGYMVPAAVVVLPELPLTPNGKLDRSALPRPEFSGDDYRAPESPQEATLCRLFGEVLGVNRVGVDDDFFALGGHSLLATRLVARVRAELGVEIPIRTLFTSPTVAELALRWSEMSAPARKPLRKMIKR